The Deltaproteobacteria bacterium DNA window TGCACTGGTTGTTGACAATAAAGACGGCTGGAACGTCCGCTCCCTACAGCAATCACCCCGCGATGACAATGCCCGCCCCAAACCGCGCGACTCTCCGCTGCGGCACGGTGTGGACGGCAAATGTGTTTCGCGCCCTTTCCACGAACCATTCCGATCCGACCAGGCCGGGATTATTCCCGTTCATGGGCAACGACGCCGACCGGCATGCCCAAAAGACCAACGCCCGGACACTGGCGGGATATCCGGGATCCCCACGCCCTAGGGCTGTTCGAAAAAGACATAATTCGAATATTCGGACAGCTCGAAATAGACCTTTTTCTCGCCCGCGTCGGCCTGGTTGTTCAAATTACCGTCAAACACCCCGTACCCAAAGCGGTAGGTCCTGGCCTGGCGATCCGCGGTACCGTAGGCCGTGGACAGCTTGTCGATCTTGAGAAAGCGCCGCACGACCTTGTCTCCGGCATAGACTTCGAGCACGCCGTTGGTGCCGGTCCAATTTTGAATGGATCGTCCCAGCTGGTTCTGGGCTTCCTGGGTGCATCCGAATACCGTGGCCAGCGCGGCCAGCAACATCATCTTTTTCATCTCTTCATCTCCTTGGCTCATGGGCGCCATTTGGACCAGGCCGGGAGCGTGGCCCAGACATGGCGCAGTTGCGTTTCGTGACAATCGGTCAAGGGGTCGAGCCGACGCAGACAGGCCCAAAAACGCGGCCCGTGGTTACGATGCTCGATATGCGCCAATTCGTGCAGCACGACATGGCGGGCCAGATCCTCGGACAAAAAAAGCAATTTGGCGTTGAGGCTGATCCGGCCGGCGGCGGAACAGCTGCCCCAACGGCTGACCTGATTGCGGACCACCACCCCGGCAATGGGAATGCCCACTTCGGCGGCAACGTCCCGACACAGGGGCACGAGCACGCCCTGGCCCATGGCGATCAGCCAGCGCTGCAGCAACAGCACTCCAGCTGTTTCGTGCCGGGGTGGCAGCCAGAGGCGGACCACCCCGCCCTCGACGCGCAGCTCCGGACGCCCGGCAGTCTCGCGCGCCACCGTGAATTCCCGATCGACGAGTGGAAAATTCACGGTCCCGGGCACGAGATCCTGCCCCGGCGCCGCGCCCTTGGCGGCCAAATCGGCCAGACGCGCGGCGATCCACTCTCCATGGCGTTCCAAAATGACCGGAACTTCCGCGCCAAAAACGCGAAAGGGCAAAACCACCTCGACGCCCTTGCCGGCGTGGACCTTGATCCAGACCCGTCTGGCCCGCTGGCTGTGGCGCACGGTCACGGGAATGTCCCGCCAAAGCAGGGTGCTATTCATTGCGCAAATACGGCGCGGCCGCGCGGCCCAGGGCCCGCCAGGTTCCAAGAAGCCCCATGACCAGGGACACGCCGACCCCGCCCAGCACGGTCAGCAGGCCAATACCCAAATCCGGAACAAAGCGCATGTGCAGCACCCCCTGAACCACGCCCCAGGCGGTCAGGGTTCCCAGGGCCAGGCTGCCCAACCCCGTGAACAGTCCTGCCAGGGAAAATTCCGCGACCAGGATGGCCAAAATATCCCACCGTGTCGCGCCACATACCTTGTAGATAACGCTGTCATGGATTCGCCGGTGCTGATCCGCCGAAAAGGCTCCGGCCAAAACCAGGAAGCCGGCCGCCAGGGCCACCGCGGCCATGGCCTGGAAGACGCTGGCCATGCGCGTCATGAGCACCGCCGCGCTGTCCAGCACGTCGCGCACGGTGATGACGGCCACGTCCGGAAAGGCTTCCGTGACCCTGGTGAACAGGGTTCGATCCAGATCCTGGCCATGAACCGCGCCAAGCCAGGTCTGGGGCGCGCCCTCCAGCACTCCGGGAGAAAAAAGAATGGCGAACTGCATGGCCAGGGTGGTCCAGGTCACGTCGCGGATGCTGGCAATGGTCCCGGTCAATGTGCGTCCCAGGACATTGACGCTCAAGGTGTCGCCCACGTCCACGCCAAAACCCCGGGCCAAATCCGAGGTCAGGGAAATAAGCGGCTCGCCCGAGTAATCCTTGGCCCACCATGTTCCCCGGACCAGGGCGCTGCCCGGAGGCACGTCGGCGGCGTAGGACAGCCCCCGGTCGCCGCGCACGGCCCAGGCCACGTCCTCGCCGACGGTGGCGTTTTCCACCGGCGTTCCGGCGATGCGCACGATGCGCCCCCGAACCATGGGGCGCAGATCCAGACGGGTCACGCCGGGAGCCGAGGCCACCAGACGACGAAAGTCCTCGACCTGATTCGGCCGGATATCCATGAAGAAATAGGCGGGAGCCTCCTGGGCCACTTCCCCGCTCAAGGCGCGGCTCAGGCTGGAATTGACCAACACCACGGCCACCAGGGCGGTCAGCCCGAAGCCCAGGGCAAAAACCAGACTCACTCCGGGAGACCCGGGGCGGTGGATATTGGCCAGCCCGATCCGCGTGCTCGCCCAGGGCAGACGCGGCGCCTTGCCCGCCAGCCAGCGCACGGCCCGAGCCAGACCCGTGAACAGGACGGCGGCGAACATGGTCCCGGCCACGAACCAGCTTGAAAGTTTGGGATTGTCCGTGAACCAATAAACCAGGACGGCCAGCAGGACAAAGGCCAGGGCCGTGGGGATCAGGGCAATCCGGGGCACGCGGCCCGTATCCAGAGCGATGTATCCGCGAAAAATGGCCGAGGGTCGAACCATGAGGGCCCGAAACAGCGGCGGCAGGGAAAAGGCCAGCGTCGTCACCAGACCAAAAAGGGCGGCCTGAA harbors:
- a CDS encoding DUF45 domain-containing protein, producing MNSTLLWRDIPVTVRHSQRARRVWIKVHAGKGVEVVLPFRVFGAEVPVILERHGEWIAARLADLAAKGAAPGQDLVPGTVNFPLVDREFTVARETAGRPELRVEGGVVRLWLPPRHETAGVLLLQRWLIAMGQGVLVPLCRDVAAEVGIPIAGVVVRNQVSRWGSCSAAGRISLNAKLLFLSEDLARHVVLHELAHIEHRNHGPRFWACLRRLDPLTDCHETQLRHVWATLPAWSKWRP
- a CDS encoding FtsX-like permease family protein, giving the protein MTWRDWRLALVLCGRELRGGPRGFGVFLGCLFLGVLAISAVGSLGRSLEQGLAGDAKVILGGDVGVALTSRDASPAERAYLDGLGTLSKTLSSRTMARVGDVGNGPGPRSVLVELKGVDDLYPLYGALEIEGGQGPARELLAQRRGLPGAVVDEDLLARLGLALGDTVRIGETRFELRGIIRREPDRIMEFFSLGPRVMVSTEDFLSTGLARPGSLFRVEYRLRLDGDPATRVAEDIRAAFPDSGWRVRDYAHAAPRVRAMLERLSVDLTLVGLGALLVGGLGVAGGVRGYLNGRLTHIAAMKCMGGPGHVLFAAYLAQVLLLGLLGASAGMAAGAVVPWIGARFWADILPIPARPGIHAAPLLQAALFGLVTTLAFSLPPLFRALMVRPSAIFRGYIALDTGRVPRIALIPTALAFVLLAVLVYWFTDNPKLSSWFVAGTMFAAVLFTGLARAVRWLAGKAPRLPWASTRIGLANIHRPGSPGVSLVFALGFGLTALVAVVLVNSSLSRALSGEVAQEAPAYFFMDIRPNQVEDFRRLVASAPGVTRLDLRPMVRGRIVRIAGTPVENATVGEDVAWAVRGDRGLSYAADVPPGSALVRGTWWAKDYSGEPLISLTSDLARGFGVDVGDTLSVNVLGRTLTGTIASIRDVTWTTLAMQFAILFSPGVLEGAPQTWLGAVHGQDLDRTLFTRVTEAFPDVAVITVRDVLDSAAVLMTRMASVFQAMAAVALAAGFLVLAGAFSADQHRRIHDSVIYKVCGATRWDILAILVAEFSLAGLFTGLGSLALGTLTAWGVVQGVLHMRFVPDLGIGLLTVLGGVGVSLVMGLLGTWRALGRAAAPYLRNE